Proteins co-encoded in one Bacillus paramycoides genomic window:
- a CDS encoding sulfite exporter TauE/SafE family protein: MEYIMLLFVGLIAGTVGSLVGLGGGIIIVPLLIGLHSLSPQLAVGTSMVTVVFTGLSSTLTYMKHKRVDYKSGLILFIGSGPGGIIGSWANKFLNQDTFSLYFGIFLIFVSILLMLRDKLKPLSLSNMTVIKRSFTDNEGNTVHYQFPPLLAIIIAFIVGFISGLFGIGGGALLVPAMMLLFAFPAHIAVATSMFIVFLSAIVSSATHISLGNVSWIYALILIPGAWIGGKIGAYINTKLSGNAVINLLRITLIILGTRLIITSFL, from the coding sequence TTGGAATACATCATGTTACTTTTCGTCGGACTAATCGCCGGAACAGTCGGGAGTCTAGTCGGGCTTGGCGGCGGAATTATTATTGTTCCGTTATTAATCGGATTACACAGCCTATCACCACAACTTGCAGTAGGAACTTCAATGGTAACAGTCGTTTTTACAGGACTATCTTCCACCCTTACTTATATGAAGCATAAACGAGTAGATTACAAAAGTGGACTTATTTTATTTATCGGGAGTGGCCCTGGTGGTATCATTGGCTCCTGGGCAAATAAATTTTTAAACCAAGATACATTTTCTTTATATTTTGGGATTTTCCTTATTTTTGTCTCCATTCTTCTTATGTTACGAGACAAATTAAAACCCCTTTCTTTATCAAATATGACTGTAATTAAACGTTCTTTTACAGATAACGAAGGAAACACTGTTCACTATCAATTCCCACCGCTTCTCGCTATAATTATCGCCTTTATAGTTGGTTTTATATCTGGTTTATTTGGAATTGGTGGCGGTGCCTTACTTGTTCCAGCAATGATGCTACTTTTTGCATTCCCAGCACATATTGCTGTAGCAACTTCAATGTTTATCGTATTTCTATCAGCAATTGTAAGTTCTGCAACTCACATATCCCTTGGAAATGTCAGCTGGATTTACGCATTAATTCTTATTCCTGGTGCATGGATTGGCGGAAAAATCGGGGCTTATATTAATACAAAATTAAGCGGTAACGCCGTAATTAATTTATTACGTATCACATTAATTATTCTCGGAACTAGATTAATCATTACTTCTTTTTTATAA
- a CDS encoding ATP-binding protein — MLPNDDIVSHEKRIEELENKVRFYEELVNQLPHHFTYKNPHIGLQIKKTRTTHSIQDIRKENKEADFQLTCDSLFLFEQLETYFVHIFDAFSHHVTFVDNKGHITLCNQIAADDFGVVRNDIIGKPIQQLLKLPEEKIKALETLRTGTEIYNEEVLDKNYGILNNRIIRDYNGEIFRVISVFHYLNSERDAEKFSLAGRIAAGIAHEVRNPLTTVRGYLQFLQESVSPSNKELFKNLLIPELDRANSIITKFLSISKTREFTREPFPINTFLREYIQQLLASEVFLHNISIDYNFSTELDDILVHIDRHELVQVFLNLFQNAVDAQGEKKLSIQITSYRLDNFVRITFTDNGIGIPPAIQEYIFDPFFSTKDSGTGLGLSVTKKIIQNHNGTLKMTSNENGTTFTISIPILPKTALEKLNQYK, encoded by the coding sequence ATGCTTCCAAACGATGATATTGTATCTCATGAAAAACGAATAGAAGAACTAGAAAATAAAGTACGTTTCTATGAAGAACTTGTGAATCAATTACCACATCATTTCACATACAAAAATCCACATATTGGTTTACAAATAAAGAAAACGAGAACGACTCATTCCATTCAAGACATACGAAAAGAAAATAAAGAGGCTGATTTTCAGCTTACTTGCGATTCATTATTTTTATTTGAACAACTTGAAACATACTTTGTTCATATTTTTGATGCTTTTTCACATCATGTAACCTTTGTTGATAATAAAGGACATATAACTTTATGTAATCAAATTGCCGCAGATGATTTTGGTGTAGTACGAAATGATATAATCGGAAAGCCAATTCAACAACTACTAAAATTGCCAGAAGAGAAAATTAAAGCTCTTGAAACATTAAGAACTGGCACAGAAATATATAATGAAGAAGTTTTAGACAAAAACTATGGCATTTTAAACAACCGAATTATTCGTGATTATAACGGAGAGATTTTTAGAGTTATTAGTGTCTTTCATTATTTAAACTCAGAACGTGATGCAGAGAAATTTTCGTTAGCAGGGCGAATCGCAGCTGGTATTGCACATGAAGTACGTAATCCTCTTACAACCGTACGAGGTTATTTACAATTTTTACAAGAAAGTGTTTCTCCATCTAATAAAGAACTATTTAAAAACTTACTTATTCCTGAATTAGATCGCGCAAATAGTATTATTACAAAATTTTTATCTATTTCAAAAACACGCGAATTTACAAGAGAACCCTTTCCCATTAATACATTTTTACGTGAATATATTCAACAGTTACTAGCTAGTGAAGTCTTTTTACATAATATTTCAATTGATTATAATTTCTCTACCGAACTAGATGATATATTAGTCCATATTGATCGTCACGAACTTGTGCAAGTTTTTTTAAACCTATTTCAAAACGCTGTCGATGCGCAAGGTGAAAAAAAACTTTCTATTCAAATCACTAGTTATCGCCTAGATAATTTTGTTCGTATTACCTTCACTGATAATGGAATTGGTATTCCTCCAGCCATTCAAGAATATATCTTTGATCCGTTCTTCTCAACAAAAGATTCAGGTACAGGGCTAGGCTTGTCAGTAACGAAGAAAATCATTCAAAATCATAACGGTACATTAAAAATGACTAGTAATGAAAATGGTACAACTTTCACTATTTCAATTCCAATCTTACCTAAAACAGCCCTTGAAAAATTAAATCAATATAAATAA
- a CDS encoding DUF47 domain-containing protein → MVFKSKKDKFSEMLMNVSENLKEGAQFFVEYKIKNASDLKEFSMRMKEYESKGDSFIHEIIMELNKAFITPIEREDILQLAMSMDDVLDGLDHSAGLFEMYSITEADEYMIKFVEAINQCAIEIANSVELMSNKKLVDIRTNAIKIKDYESQCDDIRRHAIKHLFSREKDPIKIIQYKEIYEELEEVADSCQSVANVLETIIMKNA, encoded by the coding sequence ATGGTCTTTAAATCAAAAAAAGATAAATTTTCTGAAATGTTAATGAATGTTTCCGAAAATTTAAAAGAAGGCGCGCAGTTTTTCGTGGAGTATAAAATTAAAAATGCTAGCGATTTAAAAGAGTTTTCTATGCGCATGAAAGAGTATGAGTCAAAAGGTGACTCATTTATTCACGAAATCATTATGGAGCTAAACAAAGCGTTTATTACTCCTATTGAACGTGAGGACATCCTACAACTTGCAATGAGTATGGATGATGTATTAGACGGATTAGATCATAGTGCTGGTCTATTCGAAATGTATTCTATTACAGAAGCTGATGAATACATGATTAAATTCGTAGAAGCAATTAATCAATGTGCGATTGAAATTGCAAACTCTGTTGAATTAATGTCTAACAAAAAATTAGTCGACATTCGTACAAATGCGATTAAGATTAAGGATTACGAATCACAATGTGATGATATTCGCCGTCATGCGATTAAACACTTATTCTCTCGTGAAAAAGATCCTATTAAGATTATTCAATACAAAGAGATTTACGAAGAGCTTGAAGAAGTAGCGGATAGCTGCCAAAGCGTTGCAAACGTACTAGAAACAATTATTATGAAGAACGCATAA
- a CDS encoding transglycosylase domain-containing protein, producing MKLKNTHLKKMQEWFNKRKKLRNSLIVLGSLLATLFIAINIIISIQDISELKQAVPQPTLIYDANNEVATKLASSKTEGVKRKDIPDIMVQAIVAVEDKEFFKHHGIYYSGIISAVFKNITAGEVVAGGSTITQQLAKNVFLTQDRTYSRKIKEYFLTKKIERTYTKDEIIEMYMNQIYFGEGAWGIKRAAKSYFDKEVKDLTISEAATIAGLIKAPSAYSPYKNFNKSIERRNVVLSLMKEQGYISDEQYNKEKESGLVLKRGVDDKYKGKYSQYVDYIVREAMDKYELTQNEILAGGYRIYTELDPKKQQAVEDVVNNDSYFKDSGSDQLMQTGVVLMNPKTGGVPALVGGRGPYQFLQFNHATQLKRQPGSTLKPLAVYVPALEQGYEVYDILKDEPFNIKEYKPQNSDHTFHGDVTMYEAVAKSYNVSAVWLLEQIGLDKGLKSLERFGIPLVPEDRTYPIALGGMHVGTSPFVMAQAYSTFANDGVQVEAHAIREIQNAEGETIGKWYKKETRVTSEKISQKMTYLLKGVVEKGTGEKAKVNNVDTAGKTGTTQIVNGPSTGAKDSWFVGYTPDLVGAIWVGYDKTDSDHYVPGGSQITTTMFRDIMKKANANPAQKAFQLSLISEADYKKQLNTIEEEKRRKEEEKRRKEEEQQRKKEQQEWLDKVKEWIPSFW from the coding sequence ATGAAATTGAAGAACACTCACTTAAAAAAAATGCAGGAGTGGTTCAATAAGAGAAAGAAACTTCGTAATTCATTAATTGTATTAGGAAGTTTACTTGCTACTCTATTTATTGCTATAAATATAATAATTTCTATTCAAGACATATCTGAATTAAAACAAGCTGTTCCGCAACCGACCTTAATTTATGATGCAAATAATGAAGTTGCGACTAAATTAGCTTCTTCTAAAACAGAAGGCGTTAAAAGGAAAGATATTCCGGATATTATGGTTCAGGCAATTGTTGCAGTAGAAGATAAGGAATTTTTTAAACATCACGGTATTTATTATAGTGGAATTATAAGTGCAGTTTTTAAAAATATTACAGCAGGAGAAGTTGTAGCGGGGGGAAGTACAATTACACAACAACTTGCGAAAAATGTATTTCTGACACAAGACCGCACATACTCTCGAAAAATAAAGGAATATTTTTTAACAAAAAAAATAGAGCGTACGTATACGAAAGATGAAATTATTGAAATGTATATGAACCAAATTTATTTTGGTGAAGGTGCATGGGGGATAAAAAGGGCAGCTAAATCTTATTTTGATAAAGAGGTAAAAGATTTAACAATTTCAGAAGCTGCAACGATTGCGGGATTAATAAAAGCACCATCTGCGTATTCACCGTATAAAAACTTTAACAAGTCAATTGAAAGACGTAATGTCGTATTAAGTTTAATGAAAGAGCAAGGGTATATTTCTGACGAACAGTATAATAAAGAAAAAGAGAGTGGTCTCGTATTAAAACGTGGTGTGGATGATAAATACAAGGGGAAATATTCTCAATATGTAGACTATATTGTTAGAGAAGCGATGGACAAGTACGAATTAACACAAAATGAAATTTTAGCGGGTGGTTATCGTATTTATACAGAGCTTGATCCGAAAAAACAACAGGCTGTAGAAGATGTTGTGAATAATGATAGTTATTTCAAGGATAGTGGATCAGACCAACTGATGCAAACGGGTGTAGTTCTTATGAATCCAAAAACAGGTGGTGTACCAGCTTTAGTTGGAGGAAGAGGGCCGTATCAGTTTTTACAGTTTAACCATGCAACCCAATTAAAAAGACAACCTGGCTCAACGTTAAAGCCCTTAGCTGTATATGTACCAGCGTTAGAGCAAGGGTATGAAGTATACGATATATTGAAAGATGAACCATTTAATATTAAAGAATATAAACCACAAAATAGTGATCATACTTTTCACGGTGATGTGACAATGTATGAAGCCGTGGCAAAGTCGTACAATGTTTCGGCTGTTTGGCTATTAGAACAAATTGGATTAGATAAAGGATTGAAATCTTTAGAGCGATTTGGTATTCCATTAGTGCCAGAAGATCGTACATATCCGATCGCTTTAGGCGGTATGCATGTGGGGACATCTCCATTTGTAATGGCTCAAGCGTATAGTACATTTGCAAATGACGGTGTCCAAGTGGAAGCTCATGCAATTAGAGAGATACAAAATGCTGAAGGAGAAACAATTGGAAAGTGGTATAAGAAAGAGACACGAGTGACAAGTGAGAAAATTTCTCAAAAGATGACATATTTATTAAAAGGTGTTGTCGAAAAGGGAACGGGCGAAAAGGCGAAAGTTAATAACGTTGATACGGCAGGTAAGACAGGTACTACTCAAATTGTAAATGGACCAAGCACTGGTGCAAAGGATTCATGGTTTGTAGGATACACACCAGATTTAGTAGGTGCGATTTGGGTAGGATATGATAAAACAGATAGCGATCATTATGTTCCAGGGGGCAGTCAAATTACGACAACAATGTTCCGGGACATTATGAAAAAAGCGAATGCCAATCCAGCTCAAAAAGCATTCCAGTTATCGCTCATATCTGAGGCTGATTATAAAAAACAATTGAATACAATAGAAGAGGAAAAACGAAGAAAAGAAGAAGAGAAGAGAAGGAAAGAAGAGGAACAACAACGAAAAAAAGAACAACAAGAGTGGCTGGATAAAGTGAAAGAATGGATTCCTTCATTTTGGTAA
- the hmpA gene encoding NO-inducible flavohemoprotein — translation MLSEKTIEIVKSTVPLLQEKGVEITTRFYEILFSEHPELLNIFNHTNQKKGRQQQALANAVYAAATYIDNLEVIIPVVKQIGHKHRSLGIKAEHYPIVGTCLLRAIKEVAGAPDEVLNAWGEAYGVIADAFISIEAEMYEEVAHKEGGWKDFRNFVVVKKVKESDVITSFYLKPEDGGKVSSFIPGQYVTVQINIEGETYTHNRQYSLSDAPGKEYYRISVKKEKGVDTPDGKVSNYLHDHVKEGDMLPVSAPAGDFVLNMDSTLPVVLISGGVGITPMMSMLNTLIEQDSKRNVCFVHAALNSNTHAMKEHVEAVDNEYEQVKAYTCYSAPTEKDLEMKNFDKEGFIEAEWLQTIIPTTEAEFYFCGPVPFMKHINAALTNLGVEQEHIHYEFFGPAASLQ, via the coding sequence ATGTTAAGTGAAAAAACAATTGAAATCGTAAAGTCAACAGTACCATTATTACAAGAAAAAGGCGTTGAAATTACAACGAGATTTTATGAAATTTTATTTTCGGAACATCCGGAGTTATTGAATATTTTCAATCATACAAATCAGAAAAAGGGAAGACAACAACAAGCGTTAGCGAATGCTGTTTATGCAGCAGCAACGTACATTGATAATTTAGAAGTTATTATTCCAGTTGTAAAACAAATTGGTCATAAGCATAGAAGTTTAGGGATTAAAGCAGAGCATTATCCAATTGTAGGTACATGTTTACTACGTGCGATTAAAGAGGTCGCAGGCGCACCTGATGAAGTGTTAAACGCATGGGGAGAAGCTTATGGTGTCATTGCTGATGCATTCATTAGCATTGAAGCAGAGATGTATGAAGAAGTGGCACATAAAGAGGGCGGATGGAAAGATTTCCGTAACTTTGTAGTTGTTAAAAAAGTGAAGGAAAGCGATGTTATTACGTCATTTTATTTAAAACCTGAAGATGGAGGGAAAGTTTCTTCATTCATCCCAGGACAATATGTAACGGTTCAAATAAATATTGAAGGTGAAACATATACACATAATCGTCAATATAGCTTATCAGATGCCCCTGGAAAAGAATATTATCGTATTAGTGTAAAGAAAGAAAAAGGTGTAGATACACCGGACGGTAAAGTATCAAATTACTTACATGATCATGTAAAAGAAGGCGATATGTTACCAGTAAGTGCACCAGCAGGAGATTTCGTATTAAATATGGATTCAACATTACCAGTTGTACTAATTAGTGGTGGAGTAGGTATTACACCAATGATGAGTATGCTAAATACGTTAATTGAACAAGATTCAAAACGTAATGTATGTTTTGTTCATGCCGCACTAAATAGTAATACACATGCAATGAAAGAACATGTTGAGGCAGTAGATAATGAATACGAACAAGTTAAAGCATACACTTGCTATTCGGCACCGACTGAAAAAGATTTGGAAATGAAAAACTTTGATAAAGAAGGTTTCATTGAAGCTGAATGGCTGCAAACGATTATTCCGACAACGGAAGCAGAATTTTATTTCTGTGGCCCAGTACCATTTATGAAACATATAAATGCAGCACTAACTAATTTAGGTGTGGAACAAGAGCATATTCATTATGAATTTTTCGGTCCAGCAGCAAGCTTACAATAG
- a CDS encoding Crp/Fnr family transcriptional regulator, producing MILHKGDVLFRQGEDGPLYFIKSGLLKVVRIEEDGTPFLFNIIVPGETIPHHSLISPKEYHGTAIALMKTEVEPIMSNEWYDQLQANPASYANIAMQLQSKLRMMQQRIDQLTTVSPKERLHRLQEWFTLYLGDIPIYEILTQTEIGQLIGIRRETVNRLLREQIKNEVK from the coding sequence TTGATTCTACACAAAGGAGATGTATTATTCCGTCAAGGCGAGGACGGTCCTTTATATTTTATAAAATCAGGTTTATTAAAAGTAGTAAGGATAGAAGAAGATGGGACACCATTTCTATTCAACATTATCGTTCCAGGAGAAACGATACCTCATCATTCCTTAATTTCACCGAAGGAATATCACGGTACAGCAATCGCTTTAATGAAAACAGAAGTTGAACCTATAATGAGTAATGAGTGGTACGATCAACTTCAAGCGAATCCTGCATCATATGCAAATATTGCTATGCAATTACAATCAAAATTAAGAATGATGCAGCAACGTATCGATCAATTGACGACCGTCTCTCCAAAAGAACGTCTTCATCGCTTACAAGAATGGTTCACACTATATTTAGGTGACATTCCTATATATGAAATATTAACGCAAACTGAAATTGGTCAGCTCATTGGTATACGCCGTGAAACGGTAAATCGACTATTACGAGAACAAATAAAAAACGAGGTAAAATAA
- a CDS encoding inorganic phosphate transporter, with amino-acid sequence MDTLLILTVLVVICALAFDFINGFHDTANAIATAVSTKALKPRHAIVMAAIMNFLGAMTFTGVAKTITKDIVDPFALPNGSLVILAALLAAIAWNLITWYYGIPSSSSHAIIGSIAGAAIAAAGFSSLNFKGFIKILEALIISPIIAFVIGYIVYSIFKVVFKNFNLTKTNKNFRLFQIFTAALQAYTHGTNDAQKAMGIITMALMANSYHTSSDIPFWVQLSCAIAMGLGTSVGGWKIIKTVGGQIMKIRPVNGVAADLSSSLVIFGATFIHLPVSTTHVISSSILGVGASHRVKGVKWGTAKRMLITWVITLPISASLAALFYSLLHLIF; translated from the coding sequence ATGGATACACTCTTGATACTGACCGTTTTAGTAGTCATTTGCGCTTTAGCTTTTGACTTTATCAATGGATTTCACGATACAGCAAACGCTATTGCAACGGCTGTTTCAACGAAAGCTCTAAAGCCTAGACATGCAATTGTTATGGCAGCTATTATGAACTTTTTAGGTGCGATGACATTTACAGGTGTAGCAAAAACGATTACAAAAGATATTGTTGATCCATTCGCTTTACCAAATGGTTCTCTTGTAATTTTAGCTGCTTTACTTGCGGCAATAGCATGGAATTTAATTACTTGGTACTACGGTATTCCAAGTAGTTCTTCGCATGCAATCATTGGCTCGATCGCAGGTGCAGCTATCGCTGCTGCTGGTTTTAGTTCATTAAACTTTAAAGGTTTCATAAAAATTCTTGAGGCTTTAATCATTTCACCGATTATCGCTTTTGTTATCGGTTATATCGTATACAGTATTTTTAAAGTCGTCTTTAAAAACTTCAATTTAACGAAGACGAACAAAAACTTCCGTTTATTCCAGATTTTCACTGCTGCATTACAAGCTTATACACACGGTACGAATGATGCGCAAAAAGCAATGGGAATTATTACGATGGCTCTTATGGCCAATAGTTATCATACTTCTAGCGACATCCCGTTCTGGGTACAATTATCTTGTGCGATTGCAATGGGTCTTGGTACTTCTGTCGGCGGATGGAAAATTATTAAAACTGTCGGTGGACAAATTATGAAAATTCGTCCTGTAAATGGTGTAGCTGCTGATTTATCATCATCTCTTGTTATTTTCGGGGCAACATTCATTCACTTACCAGTTAGTACGACGCACGTTATCTCTTCTTCTATTTTAGGGGTTGGTGCTTCTCATCGTGTGAAAGGTGTAAAATGGGGAACTGCAAAACGCATGTTAATTACTTGGGTTATTACACTTCCTATTTCAGCTTCTTTAGCTGCTTTATTTTACTCTTTATTACACTTAATCTTTTAA